The Candidatus Sysuiplasma acidicola genome contains the following window.
GGGATCTGTCGTCGAAACGTGCCGGAAATACTCCATCGACCCTGCCATGTACTATCGTTGGAAGGCATCCTACGACACATTCGGAGTCGACGGTCTCAAATCACACTACAGAAGAATGGAACCAGGCCTCAGGAAACTGATGAAGGAGAACTCAAGGCTGAAGAAGCTCCTTGCAGAGAAGGATCTCACAGTGGAGATGCTCAGCGAAGCATTAAAAAAAAGGAGGATGGAAAAGAGATGAGCACACTGGCATCGGAATACGTTGGAAGAGGCATCAGCTCAACCGCGGCCGCCAGTCTTCTGCACATTCCGAGATGCGCCCTTTACAGAACACCTGTGCACTCGCCTTCCAGGAAGGGAAGGCGGTATTCCGAAATCACACTCAGAAAGACCGTGGATGGGGCATTCGTCTATCTGTCAAACGGGCAGGTGGTTGATGAGATGAAGGAGTTGCTCTCAAGGGAATTCGTCTGCTACGGTTATAAGAAAGTGGCAAAGCACCTGCAGCGTGAGGGCTTTGTGATAAACAGGAAGAAAGTACGCAGGCTGATGGCATGGAACGGTCTTCTTAACCATTCATACAACAGACGCAGCCCCGTCAGCAGAGTGGTGGAATCCAAAGTGATTGTCAGTGCGCCGAACCAGGTCTGGGAGGTGGACATAAAGTATGTCTGGATTGCCGGCGAGGAGAGGAACGCATACTTCCTCGGATTCATCGACTGCTTCACCAGGGAGGCCGTGAAGCACTATTTCGGCTTCCACTGCAACGGCGGAGATGTCCGTGAAACGATGTTCCATGCATTCCATGACAGGGGTATTGGCGAGATAGACAGCATGAGGATCAGGAACGACAACGGTACACAGCTCGTCTGCAACACCGTAGAGGAGTTCCTGGCAATGATGAACATCGGCCATGAACGCATCCATCCCCAGACGCCGAAGGAGGATGCGCATATCGAGTCCTTCAACTCCATACTCGAGAGGGAAGTGATCAGGAGATTCGAGTTCGAGAGCTTCGGCGATGCCGAAGCAACGATCAACAGATTTGTGGCGTTCTACAACAGCGAACGTATTCATTCAGCAATAGGGTACAAGACACCGAGGGAGATGTATCAGAAATGGAAAGTAAAATGTACAGAGATCGCATGAGTCATTACAAGTCAACATTGTCTCAGATTAGGGGACCAAACCACTGCTTGTTCTGTCAAGCATATACGGCATCTATCGTGCGGCCGGCACCTGAATACCTAAAAGTTTGGTGCCGGGATCCGGACTTCATCACACTTTCCTGCGTGAAGCGTTTGCCATGCGGCAAAAAGGACCTTTTCTCCCGATAGGGTTTTATCCCGCTCATACATAGCTGTAACTATGCCTGGAGAGAAATCAATCCTGGAGGGAATAAAGAGTTTCTCCCTGCCTGAGTTCAATAAGGTTGAGGGAGAACTGAAGGCCGTGAGGTCCGATATATCGCGGGTGGAAGGCACACTGAAGGCAGAGATATCGAATGTCAGGGTTGAACTCAAGGCACTCTCTGAGAAAGTGGACCTGGTAAGAGATATGGAAAAACTTAAGCTGAGAGTTCAGGAATAGGCGCAGAGAAGACAGTAAGTCTCACTCTTTATCGCACTATAATAATGCTCGAATATTCGTAGTTCAAATGTGAAATGCAGGCATTTTCAGGATTGATTATTTAAATAAAAACCTCTCCGGATTGCCTATTTTACACGAAATGGGGAGAGGAGTTTCGTGCATGAATCTGGACGGCTAGTTCATGACTGCCTTGTCCTCAGCTCCTCGACGAACTTATCCCTCAGCTGAGGGTTCTTGAGAATTTCAGACAGGACGCTTTCGAGAGGGCCCGCCTTGACGCTCTCCGGCGCGCTCCTCAGTATGGACTTTGCCAGGAGATCAACTCATAAACTGAGCTCTAGTTCAGTTCTGCAGGCCTTTTTCGCACGAAGGGATATAGGTGTTTTACAACTTAAACTGTGGGTTATGTGCCGGGGACGGGATTTGAACCCGCGGCCTTCGGATTTCCCAAGGGCAGATGCGCATCTCTATGAGTCCGACGCTCCGCCAGTCTGAGCTACCCCGGCAGCGTACGGGGGAAAGTGAAGCGGAATTAAAAATTACGTCACTCTCTCTTCGGAGAGTTGTCGATTATTTCCTCCGGAGAAATCTCTTCTTCGGCGCGAGGCGAAGGCGCAGGTGCAGGCACTTCCTGCGATGAGGGAAGTTCTTCCGCATCCTGTTCCGCTGGTTTCACGGGCTCTTCAGACGGGGGTTGTTCTGCCGCAGCAGGAGATGGAGGAATGACAAAACCTTCCGGAGGTAATGCGATGATCTCGCTGCGCCTGATTTCAACCTTCTTCATAGGTATGATGATTTTGGTCGATGCTGCTATTTCCTTGGCAAGATCTCCAGCGACGATCGCCTTGACCAGTTCTCCAAGCATCATGCCTGAGACTCTGCTCTTGACCAGACTCGTCGTTATGTTCCTTATGGATGTTTCCTGGGCCGACTGAATACGTCGCTCCGTCACTACCATCGGCTTAAGCCTGACTGTGAAGCCATCCTTGGTCACCGCATCGACAACATGCTCTGTCTTGGTTCTCTTCCTTCTTGTGAGCCTGCGCACATAATCGTTTGTGAGATCGTGGCCTATGAACTGAGTGTGAACCTCATTTCCCTTTATCGAATCCGCCTTGAACCTCAGTTTGATGTGCATCTTGGAAAAATCACCGGTCAGGTCCTGAACAGTGGCCTCAGTGGTTCTCTGATTCAGATCCTCCTGCGACGTTGCGGGCGTCTCGCCAAGCTCAATTGAATTAAACATTTCAGGAGCATAAATTTTAAACCAGGATTTCTCCTTCCACTTGTCCTTTACCTTCCTGGATGCTGACTTTGATTTATCTGCCATGTGTTGACACGCCCGTTGGACCCGTGTTAGTAAAAACAATCCATATAAAATGCTTATGGGAGGAAAAACGATAATTGCCTGTGTTCAACAGCACTGATGGCGCGCATGCACGGTCAAGTTTGTGCATCTCCTGCTGAAAATTTTTGCGGAGTTGAAGCAGGCACCCTTTGGTTCATGGCCATTAAACACGAATCTGGTTTACCCCGCTGTGCCAAAGCCTGACTTGCCAACACGTCGCTTGGATTAAAAGTATAAGGCATCAGCAGATTATGTGATCGAAAATAAATGATGGTTAACGACAGAAAGCCGGACTGGCTGCGGGTCACATTGGCATCCAACGGGCGCTACGCCGGACTCAAGAAGGGCCTCAGGGAACTTGGTCTCAAAACTATCTGCGAGGAAGCGCGCTGCCCAAACATATTTGAATGCTGGACTGGCGGTACCGCCACTATTCTGCTCATGGGCGATATGTGCACCAGGGGGTGCAGATTCTGCGCCGTCAGCACAGGGAATCCTCACGGAGTTCTCGATGCTGGGGAACCGGAGAAGGTGGCGGCACAGGTTGCCGGCAGCGGTCTTACGTATGTGGTGCTGACATCCGTGGACAGAGACGATCTATCCGACGGTGGCGCAAACCATATTGCCGAAACAGTGCGCTCGATAAAGAGACTGAACAGCAGCATACTCGTAGAAGTGCTGATGCCGGACTTTGGCGGAGACAGAGACGCTCTGGACAATATCATAGCTTCAGGCGCGGATGTTCTTGCGCATAATGTGGAAACCGTAAGGAGGCTCACACCCTCTGTCAGAGACAGAAGAGCAACATACGATCAGAGTCTTGATGTCCTGGAATACTTGAAGAAGGCCTCCGGCAGAGTTACGAAGACTTCACTCATGGTGGGCCTTGGAGAGACCTTTGACGAGATAATCGACGCACTGCATGATGTAAGGGAGAGGGGCGTAGATGCGGTCACACTCGGTCAGTATCTGAGACCCTCCGACTGGCATCTTCCTGTTTCAGAATACATTCCGCCAGAAGTATTCGATCGGTACGCCGAAGCTGCCAGAGGTATGGGATTTATAATGGTCGCCAGCGGACCGCTCGTCAGGAGTTCCTACCGGGCTGGAGAGCTGTTCTTCGAGGGGGTTCTGCGTGCCAGCCCCGCTGTCGGCGCTGGATCATCAAACACATTCCATGAGTATATTGCAGCCAACATGAAAAGGTGAAAAGTTCGATGGAAACAAAACTCAAAATGGGTACAGCACTGTTTCAGATAATAGATAATGAGGGTAACTTCGAAAAGGAGCTGGAACCCGAGATTCCGAGGGAAAAGCTCATCCGCATGTACAGGGTGATGCAGACCGTCCGGATGTTTGAAAGCATAGCAATGGGACTCCAGAGACAGGGGAGGATAGGTTTCTACATCGGTGCGGGAGGGCAGGAGGCGTGCAGCGTGGGCTCAACGGCGGCTCTCAGAGACAGCGACTGGATTTTTCCTGCCTACCGTGAACCTGGTGCACTCCTTTTGAGAGGCGAGACCGTGCTGCAGCTGTTCAACCAGCTGTTCGGTAATGAAAATGACTACAACAAGGGCAGACAGATGCCCAATCACTTCAACTCCAGGGAAAAGAACATAGTTACGCCCTCGAGTCCCATAGCAACGCAGATTCCGCATGCGGTGGGAATGGCCATGGCTGCGAAGATCAGAAAGACGGGCGACATAGCGCTCACGTATTTTGGAGACGGCGCA
Protein-coding sequences here:
- a CDS encoding IS3 family transposase, which gives rise to MSTLASEYVGRGISSTAAASLLHIPRCALYRTPVHSPSRKGRRYSEITLRKTVDGAFVYLSNGQVVDEMKELLSREFVCYGYKKVAKHLQREGFVINRKKVRRLMAWNGLLNHSYNRRSPVSRVVESKVIVSAPNQVWEVDIKYVWIAGEERNAYFLGFIDCFTREAVKHYFGFHCNGGDVRETMFHAFHDRGIGEIDSMRIRNDNGTQLVCNTVEEFLAMMNIGHERIHPQTPKEDAHIESFNSILEREVIRRFEFESFGDAEATINRFVAFYNSERIHSAIGYKTPREMYQKWKVKCTEIA
- a CDS encoding 30S ribosomal protein S3ae encodes the protein MADKSKSASRKVKDKWKEKSWFKIYAPEMFNSIELGETPATSQEDLNQRTTEATVQDLTGDFSKMHIKLRFKADSIKGNEVHTQFIGHDLTNDYVRRLTRRKRTKTEHVVDAVTKDGFTVRLKPMVVTERRIQSAQETSIRNITTSLVKSRVSGMMLGELVKAIVAGDLAKEIAASTKIIIPMKKVEIRRSEIIALPPEGFVIPPSPAAAEQPPSEEPVKPAEQDAEELPSSQEVPAPAPSPRAEEEISPEEIIDNSPKRE
- the lipA gene encoding lipoyl synthase, which produces MMVNDRKPDWLRVTLASNGRYAGLKKGLRELGLKTICEEARCPNIFECWTGGTATILLMGDMCTRGCRFCAVSTGNPHGVLDAGEPEKVAAQVAGSGLTYVVLTSVDRDDLSDGGANHIAETVRSIKRLNSSILVEVLMPDFGGDRDALDNIIASGADVLAHNVETVRRLTPSVRDRRATYDQSLDVLEYLKKASGRVTKTSLMVGLGETFDEIIDALHDVRERGVDAVTLGQYLRPSDWHLPVSEYIPPEVFDRYAEAARGMGFIMVASGPLVRSSYRAGELFFEGVLRASPAVGAGSSNTFHEYIAANMKR
- a CDS encoding transposase, with amino-acid sequence GSVVETCRKYSIDPAMYYRWKASYDTFGVDGLKSHYRRMEPGLRKLMKENSRLKKLLAEKDLTVEMLSEALKKRRMEKR